A genomic stretch from Lysobacter soyae includes:
- a CDS encoding dicarboxylate/amino acid:cation symporter, which translates to MKLSTTARMITALIAAVLLGLTSSRVAPEATLTLATIFQTIGKLWLNALQMTVVPLVAALVVLAVSNAEHAAASGRMTRKALTVFLVLLVFSATLTAILAPLLFNLAPRSETLMHALVGPGSADAAKTAAPAATDWFTNIIPTNAIAAAANGTMLSLVVFALFFGFALTRIEASRAARLTEVVQAVADTMIVIVRWVLAVAPIGVFALVFAVTAKTGLDMVSALAIYIAVSIVLYVLATLSMYVVVFVAGRDRVSAFARGIIPAQTVAVSTQSSLASLPAMLQVAAKSLGHPLRVPSLVLPMAVSLFRLTSPVQYIVVASFIAWTQGVHLGPVQMLVAVLLAVVVSLGSVGLPGQASFIATNLPITNAMGLPVEPLGVLLAVDTVPDVFATLGNVTGDLAATSVVAKGEACDAPADPST; encoded by the coding sequence ATGAAGTTGTCGACGACTGCGCGAATGATCACGGCCCTGATAGCGGCAGTGCTGCTTGGGCTCACTTCCAGCCGTGTGGCGCCGGAAGCCACCCTCACGCTCGCCACCATTTTTCAAACCATCGGCAAGTTGTGGTTGAACGCACTGCAAATGACGGTTGTTCCGCTGGTCGCCGCCTTGGTGGTTTTGGCGGTCAGCAACGCCGAGCACGCCGCGGCCTCCGGTCGGATGACGCGCAAAGCTTTGACCGTGTTTCTGGTGCTCTTGGTTTTCAGTGCGACCTTGACGGCAATCTTGGCGCCGCTGCTGTTCAATCTTGCCCCGCGTAGCGAGACCTTGATGCATGCGTTGGTCGGGCCAGGAAGTGCGGACGCTGCCAAGACGGCAGCACCTGCGGCCACCGATTGGTTTACCAATATCATTCCGACCAATGCGATCGCCGCCGCGGCCAATGGCACCATGCTGTCGCTGGTGGTATTTGCCTTGTTTTTCGGATTTGCGTTGACGCGTATCGAAGCCTCGCGCGCGGCACGTCTGACAGAAGTCGTTCAAGCCGTCGCCGATACGATGATTGTCATCGTGCGCTGGGTCTTGGCGGTCGCGCCGATCGGTGTGTTTGCGTTGGTATTTGCGGTGACCGCGAAGACCGGCTTGGATATGGTCTCCGCGTTGGCGATCTACATCGCCGTCAGCATTGTGTTGTATGTGCTGGCGACTTTGTCGATGTATGTCGTCGTATTCGTGGCAGGGCGTGACCGGGTTTCGGCATTCGCGCGTGGCATCATTCCGGCACAAACCGTGGCGGTCAGCACGCAGTCTTCATTGGCGTCGTTGCCGGCCATGCTGCAAGTTGCAGCCAAGAGTTTGGGTCATCCCTTGCGTGTACCTTCGTTGGTATTGCCGATGGCGGTGTCGCTGTTCCGTCTGACGAGCCCGGTCCAATACATCGTCGTGGCCTCGTTCATTGCCTGGACCCAAGGTGTGCACTTGGGTCCCGTACAAATGTTGGTCGCCGTTTTGTTGGCGGTCGTGGTGAGCTTGGGTTCGGTCGGGCTGCCGGGGCAAGCCAGTTTCATCGCCACCAATCTCCCCATCACCAATGCGATGGGGTTGCCGGTGGAGCCGCTGGGCGTCTTGCTCGCGGTCGACACCGTTCCGGATGTGTTTGCCACGCTGGGTAATGTCACCGGCGATTTGGCGGCAACCAGCGTTGTTGCCAAAGGTGAGGCCTGCGATGCGCCGGCCGACCCCTCAACCTAG
- a CDS encoding L,D-transpeptidase family protein has protein sequence MKRLLYPLLFASVALMSGCAANPSTKAVHNAASATQLVRVLVKDWDATHGQLQRFEKHHGQWRPVGAPVEVVVGRTGSAWGRGLEDVVADAVSPVKREGDGKAPAGVFRIGTAFGYATQLDTRLIYLPMQASNYCMDVPASPLYNRIVDANKVGESAVLGSTEPMRLDLIKPGDMRYQRGFVIEHNADAVPGKGSCIFAHQWKNRDTPTAGCTAMAPEDMQTLIAWLDRRENPVFVLMPENAYQAYAASLALPAMENGIE, from the coding sequence ATGAAGCGACTACTTTACCCACTCTTGTTTGCCAGCGTCGCGCTGATGTCAGGCTGCGCCGCCAACCCGTCGACGAAGGCTGTGCACAACGCCGCGAGCGCAACGCAGTTGGTGCGTGTGCTGGTCAAAGATTGGGACGCGACGCACGGTCAATTGCAACGTTTCGAAAAGCATCATGGGCAGTGGCGGCCGGTCGGTGCCCCCGTCGAAGTTGTTGTGGGTCGTACCGGCAGTGCTTGGGGACGCGGCTTGGAAGACGTGGTTGCCGATGCCGTTTCACCGGTAAAACGCGAAGGTGACGGCAAAGCACCGGCGGGCGTGTTCCGCATCGGCACGGCATTCGGTTATGCAACACAGTTGGACACACGACTCATCTATCTCCCGATGCAAGCCAGCAACTACTGCATGGACGTACCAGCATCGCCCTTGTACAACCGCATCGTGGATGCCAACAAGGTGGGGGAATCGGCGGTCTTGGGTTCAACCGAGCCGATGCGACTTGATTTGATCAAGCCAGGCGACATGCGTTATCAACGCGGGTTCGTCATTGAACACAACGCCGATGCCGTACCGGGCAAGGGCAGCTGCATCTTTGCGCATCAATGGAAGAATCGAGATACGCCGACGGCCGGCTGTACGGCAATGGCCCCTGAAGACATGCAAACACTCATTGCTTGGTTGGATCGACGCGAGAATCCCGTTTTTGTGTTGATGCCTGAAAACGCCTACCAAGCATACGCGGCGAGCTTGGCTTTGCCGGCAATGGAGAATGGCATCGAATGA
- a CDS encoding helix-turn-helix domain-containing protein, with translation MSTDTDATLRAASFPKTSPGTLSDDGDALSFCTTCAFSNACISHGLDKDQLNELHVLVEHIGPFHAGEHIFRDGDAFDAIAAVRSGSVKTYVLDRDGNEHVLGFHLPGELIGLNAIDGDHYPCNAVALDTVSLCRFSFPKISILAAKLPGLQRQLFRLLSRDIGKAALMAGDWTAEQRIAAFLVGMSRRLSERGYSPTRFQLSMARTDIANYLRLAPETVSRALRKFQEEGVLHVDRRNLEILDLTKLETLANPILRT, from the coding sequence ATGAGCACAGATACCGACGCCACTTTGCGAGCGGCGAGCTTCCCGAAAACCAGTCCGGGCACGCTCTCCGATGACGGCGATGCGCTTAGCTTCTGCACAACTTGTGCATTCTCAAACGCCTGCATTTCACATGGGCTGGACAAAGACCAGCTGAATGAACTGCACGTTCTGGTTGAGCATATCGGGCCATTCCATGCCGGTGAACATATCTTCCGGGATGGCGATGCATTTGATGCCATTGCGGCGGTACGGTCCGGCAGCGTGAAAACTTACGTGCTAGATCGCGACGGCAATGAACATGTGCTCGGCTTCCACTTGCCGGGCGAGCTGATCGGCTTGAATGCGATTGATGGCGATCACTATCCGTGCAATGCCGTGGCGTTGGATACGGTGAGCCTGTGCCGCTTCTCGTTCCCGAAGATTTCGATATTGGCTGCCAAACTGCCCGGCTTGCAGCGCCAACTTTTCCGTTTGTTGAGTCGGGATATCGGCAAGGCCGCCTTGATGGCGGGTGATTGGACGGCGGAACAACGCATTGCCGCCTTCCTGGTCGGCATGTCACGCCGGTTGAGCGAGCGTGGCTATTCGCCGACTCGGTTCCAACTCAGCATGGCGCGAACCGACATTGCCAACTATTTGCGTTTAGCACCGGAGACCGTCAGTCGCGCCTTACGCAAATTCCAAGAGGAAGGTGTGCTGCACGTCGACCGACGTAATCTGGAAATCCTGGATCTCACCAAGTTGGAAACGCTCGCCAATCCGATCTTGCGTACTTAA